In Neodiprion virginianus isolate iyNeoVirg1 chromosome 6, iyNeoVirg1.1, whole genome shotgun sequence, the genomic window acatccaaactttggtttcgaactttagtactatgtatgatgatgtatgatgtacgatgtatgatgtacgatgtatgatgtatgatgtatgatgatatgatatgatgtacaatgattttagttttcacatttcatacaagaaatacgcactttatctctcctgccgattccagactcaagcggccaggcccttcgatagtcagtcgttgactgaagatatatccatcagttaacgggtcagctaataacgctgtcgttctgcgacagttggacgatgaaaaattacattaaattaCATCCATATGAGGATCCCGGCTTGACGTTCAAAGCGCACTTCGCCTCCATGGAGGCTAGGCTAGGAGGTGTCACGAGAACGCTGGCGAAGCTGATGCCAAACGTGAGGGGGCCATCCGAATCCAGGCGTAGGCTATATGCTGAAATGCTATTCCCGGCGATAATGTACGGCGCTCCGGTGTGGGGGGATGTGGCGAGGTCCTCAAAGTAAATTCAGCAGGTGATTACGAGGTGCCAGAGAGGCATATGCGCTAGAGTGCACTATATCTATTGGCTGATGCGTACGAGCGCACATTTCGTAGAGTGCGCGAACTGCGGTCGACCAGGACCTGGTTCCCGAGCATGGTCAAGGCGATTAGGGAGGAGGAACTGCCCATAGCCCGCGAGCAATGGAGGGTGCACCTCGGAAGTGCGGGGCTTCCCAACCGAAAGGCTAAGATTATCCATTCTATCGAACTGGACGGGATGGTTCGACAGGGCACACGGGAGCATGACCTTCCGTGTGACCCAAGTCCTGCCAGGCCACGGGTACTTTGCGGTTTTCCTCGGTGGCGGGACGGGACACCGGCCGGCATCAGCCCCGTCCTTTGGGTCGGCGCCGTGGGTCAGAGGTGGAGTGGAGGGGAGGGGTGCAGGGCAACATGGAATCTGGTGCAAGGATAGGAACGTGAGACGCTAGGTGATAGGTTGACGATAGGGTCGTCCCGGCCATgcccctcttcttcttcttcttcttcttctgcctcTCTCTCCTCGGCCCCCGGCCCGAGGGACGGCGGATGGGACGGTCGAGCCGGATCCATCTTCCCCCGGACTCGCACGGGCAGGGTGCTCAATAACGCGAACACGGGGCACCGAGTGGCGGTCTCCATACGCTTGGCAGCTCCGCTAAGCGGAGCTCTCGTCGTAGTGGTAACCGAAGACGTCCCACCAGCGGGCAGGGTCGTCCTTCGTGAAAGGACGCTGAGCATAGGATGTAGCGGTGAGGGCCGGGAGGCGCAACTCCCGAATAGGAGTTAGAGTAAGATCCGCGCATAGGCACGAAGGAGCTGGGGGGATCCCTGAGGTTATGCCTCGCGCGGTTCCGGGGAATCCCCCCTAATCATACCAAAGTGATCGCTGGTTATTTAGTGGGTGCGAGTCCCACACTACCCTGAAGCTTCTTGCGCGAAGCTCCAGGGTGTGCATAAGGCATTTTTACCAGTgatatcaaaaaaaaacggggggttagccttacttttttcttcatttttggggccgaaaatttttggtctcagattcgatctGCATCACCgtttcctgactaattggattcccaggaactcagaaaacgcagtgAAAAGTACCTAGAACCAACAGCAGAGGatcgatgaataaatttcttcgtttttcggctgtaactttttataggttgctcgcagcgtgttgggactgcgcccaatcgatttctctcgcaaaattacgttggaatagtgcatgaaagaatttattccagcacttgtcaaaatcgcgaaaattttcgccaaaaatgcaaagcgattagccttacttttttgtctattttaggtctcagattcgaaaagagcgtaggactAACAGCAGACGAATGACAAAGCAAAAACCAACAGCagaaaaatcgcaaaaataatgtttcgtttttgctgtaacttttgagTCGTTGCTCGCCGCTTATTCGGACTGCGTGCAATTGATCCCTGTCGCAAAACGACATCGTCATAGAGCATCAAAAAGTAATCACAGCAATATTAAAAATCCCCAAAATCTTCACGAAAAATTCAATGGGGTTATACATTTACCCGCACCCAAATCTAACGTTCTTCGATATGGAACCGCTATTAATGATACGAGACACTGAAACTCTTCTTAACTGATACCACTGAACAAGGGATTTCCGTTCACAACGGACTGTCCAAAATTGTGAGGACGCACAATTTACACGTCAATATATTCTGAATAGCGTACACCTCTCAATAACTGACAATAATTTCAGCCTGAAAGATGTCCGGTGTTGGGAAGTTTCACTGCAACTGAATAGTTCAAAaagaattacatttttctcattatcCTGCCAACCAACAGGAATATCCGAAGTATTGCACACACTCGAATATTCCAGTCAATACTGATTTCAGCACCCCTTTTTCACGTCGCATATTATAATGACGTCAATCATACAACAAACGTACGAGATCGAGTATAGTAAGTTTCATGACCTTTTTCACGCATAACTAAGTAATATACCATTTTCTAAGTGTACAGGTTATTTTGTGAAacataaaatttgtttttacaatCTGAGTCGAAATAGAGGAGTAAAATAAGTAAATGACTTTCACAATAATCCACTATCGCATAAACAAGTTCATCGTATAATCAACtctaaataaaattaacgaaagcTACGGTGTAATTTCTGTTATTACGTACAAAATTTTGTGACCGCCGAAGTATACATCCTTGAAATATTATGAGTTTCAACAGGCTTCGTCGTCAAAATACATAGAAGGCTTACACGAGGTgatagaaaaatatgaaaacacacacacaccacACATAAATTAAACATCCAATTATAGTGGAACATTTTAGAATCCAGTGAGCTCAGCAAAGGTCGAGTCCATGTCGTCGCAGATGTACTTGTATTTATCCTTTTCCTTGTGCAAATTGTCTGTGTagagaaaaacgattttttactCATATTTGCAGGACATGTTCCACAATCAAAAAACTATTCTATTAAAGATGCTTATTCTGTCAATTAGGATCATCACGAAACTGACCTTCACGTATATCCATTTCCATCAAGAAAGCTCTGACAGTTTTTTCTGCTGCTATAGCTCGTTTCTCAGCTTCCTTTAATTTCACCTTCAAAGTCTTTAGCTGACTCTTAAATTCTTCCACCCGTTGATTCGCCTGTCACCCAAAACATATTCATCAACATTTTTGCATCATTCTACATCTTTCATAAACTCTCGGTATAATCTCATTGACACTGAGATAGCTAAGAAATTACCTTTTCTTCGGAAACCTCCAACGACTTCAAAATATTCCCCACGATGAAAAGTTCGTCTTCCCGCTCCGCTATCTTTCTATGgagattagaaaaatattcagattctaaaaaagtgaaaaatcaaattcaaaatatcggGTCGGTACTGACGCTTCGCTTGATTTAACCCTGTGCTCCGCAGCTTCCAATTCATCTTCGACCAGGGCtaacttttttgaaatatcatcTGATTTGGCATCGGCATCCTCTGCAATCAATCTAGCTTCTTTAAGTTGAGTTGTCAAATGATCCATACGTTCTTCGTCTAGCTTGTTTCTGTTTTCCAGTACCTTGCAGATTCTACGGAAAAATTGCGgaatttttgtatatttgaCCGAGGAAATAACCATATCTAGTCCAATAAccatgttgaaatttttcttaaaatgaTCTTTAATCCAGGAACCATACTAACCTTTTGGCATCATCCGCTGTTTCAGACGCCTGCGTCAATTTTACCTGAGCTATCAGTCTTCGTTCTTCCGTCTTTTCCAGGTCCATCATACATTGCTGCATTTTTCGATTAAGGATTGCTAATTCCGATTGAGTCTGAAATTAAATAGACACTCGCCTGGATGAATTTAATAGGGGTATCTTCGAATTCTAACGGTGAACTGTGAACATGTGCCTCGACTTTTGGACACATTAATTGTTTAGCCCAACAATGAAGTAATCAATTAAACTAACCAAGATAAATGCCTTCTCCGTTTCCTCAAGGTCTGCGTTAGACTTTGCCAGCTGCGCCGTGCTGATCTCGTAATCGTGCTCC contains:
- the LOC124307681 gene encoding tropomyosin-2-like; protein product: MNAIKKRLQTLKVEKDLAMDKADTCEQKVKEANRREEKLRDEVRDLAKKLLQMEHDYEISTAQLAKSNADLEETEKAFILTQSELAILNRKMQQCMMDLEKTEERRLIAQVKLTQASETADDAKRICKVLENRNKLDEERMDHLTTQLKEARLIAEDADAKSDDISKKLALVEDELEAAEHRVKSSEAKIAEREDELFIVGNILKSLEVSEEKANQRVEEFKSQLKTLKVKLKEAEKRAIAAEKTVRAFLMEMDIREDNLHKEKDKYKYICDDMDSTFAELTGF